A single window of Flavobacterium sp. 140616W15 DNA harbors:
- a CDS encoding DNA cytosine methyltransferase: MGFNILYGYDHWRPATETFNHNFGLECEVKNILDFKESTNEIDNIPDTDIIIGSPPCVSFSSSNKSGKGDKSLGLELTEVFLKIVAVKKHQPNSILKGWFMENVVNSKRYLQPSYTFKDLGLTQWAKENRIGPNKIAIDLLENSTIINSADYGSIQSRKRVISGEIIKRKN; this comes from the coding sequence ATGGGATTTAATATTCTGTATGGTTATGATCACTGGAGACCTGCTACGGAAACATTTAATCACAATTTTGGCTTGGAGTGCGAGGTTAAAAATATTCTGGATTTTAAAGAGTCGACAAATGAAATTGATAATATACCAGATACAGATATTATTATAGGCAGTCCGCCATGTGTTAGCTTTTCAAGTTCCAATAAATCTGGTAAAGGTGATAAATCACTAGGACTTGAGTTAACAGAAGTTTTTCTGAAAATTGTTGCTGTAAAAAAGCACCAGCCAAATTCTATATTGAAAGGCTGGTTTATGGAAAATGTGGTAAACTCTAAAAGGTATCTGCAGCCATCCTATACATTTAAAGATTTAGGTCTTACACAGTGGGCAAAAGAAAATAGAATTGGCCCTAATAAAATAGCAATTGATTTATTGGAAAACAGCACAATAATTAATTCGGCAGACTATGGATCAATACAATCGCGGAAAAGGGTTATTTCAGGTGAAATTATAAAAAGAAAAAATTAA
- a CDS encoding DNA cytosine methyltransferase, whose product MKENFPSPFSKKRDGIIKDVQYSIEVKQDEITDHFYDTGIYEVEWKPSRYFKTNHPFMGKMSFPENEYNPSRTITATKIANSRESIIYKSEFERVGDGEYRLPTVREASIIMGFPLTYQFLGSEGAKWRLVGNAVCCSVSRAFAKIVLDEVGIKHNGKLNIAERPNLKGVNNLNNYMLKSFNNPPIKKDNCRFRRHPIKDGNLTVTLSNYDIGKKSKPTGTWLTSIQYGTGEGFPIQNIDDGYYRELESLIVNFKSGKKFIEIINNGFSEKIGSAAQLQKMFEIQKSQDSFLEPTELVEEVRRIINKVEIEETNITQGENIIFQNKNIVPLKQLLALYAINKISTTANSY is encoded by the coding sequence ATGAAAGAAAATTTTCCATCCCCCTTCAGTAAAAAAAGAGATGGAATTATTAAAGATGTACAGTATTCTATCGAAGTAAAACAAGATGAAATCACGGATCATTTCTATGACACAGGAATTTATGAAGTAGAATGGAAACCTTCCCGATATTTTAAAACGAACCATCCTTTTATGGGAAAGATGTCGTTTCCTGAAAATGAATATAATCCCAGCAGGACTATAACAGCTACAAAAATAGCCAACTCCCGTGAATCAATTATTTATAAATCTGAGTTTGAAAGAGTGGGAGACGGTGAATATAGACTTCCTACGGTCAGAGAAGCATCTATAATCATGGGCTTTCCCCTGACATATCAATTTCTGGGTTCGGAAGGCGCAAAATGGAGGTTAGTTGGAAATGCAGTATGCTGTTCGGTAAGTAGGGCATTTGCAAAAATTGTATTAGATGAAGTAGGGATTAAGCATAATGGTAAACTTAATATTGCTGAGCGTCCAAATTTGAAAGGGGTAAATAATTTAAATAATTATATGCTTAAATCATTTAATAATCCTCCCATTAAAAAGGATAACTGCAGATTTAGAAGGCATCCGATTAAAGATGGTAACTTAACGGTGACTCTTTCTAATTATGATATTGGTAAAAAATCCAAACCGACAGGCACATGGTTAACATCAATACAATATGGAACAGGAGAAGGATTCCCAATCCAAAATATTGATGATGGTTATTATAGGGAATTGGAATCTTTAATTGTAAATTTTAAGAGTGGTAAAAAATTCATTGAAATCATAAATAATGGTTTTTCTGAAAAAATTGGCAGTGCAGCTCAGCTTCAGAAAATGTTTGAAATTCAAAAGTCGCAGGATAGTTTTCTAGAACCAACTGAACTGGTTGAAGAGGTTAGAAGGATAATTAATAAAGTAGAAATCGAAGAAACTAACATTACGCAAGGCGAAAATATTATTTTTCAAAATAAAAATATTGTACCATTAAAACAATTATTAGCCTTATATGCAATAAATAAGATTTCAACAACCGCTAACTCATACTAA
- the mobC gene encoding conjugal transfer protein MobC produces MQTGENEQALRKILDMTRLIGIIILVIHFYYYCYSAFKQWQLVSEFTDKILGGIYRAGLFDNFHKSKFFALGFLVISLLGAKGRKNEKISYKAAFAYCISGMLIYFISYFALLLFSFQTHKAIVYIVITSTGFLMMLSGGTMFSRIIKNTLNSKDIFNKLNETFPQEERLLENEYSINLPARYYLKDKLRNSWINIINPFRALMVLGTPGSGKSYFVIRHVITQHIKKGFSMFVYDFKYDDLSKIVYNTFENNKLAYKILPKCYFINFDNIMHRCNPLDPQSMEDITDASESARTILMGLNREWIKRQGDFFVESPINFLSAVIWYLRKYKDGEFCTLPHVIELMQMDYDSLFTLLRTEKEIEVLINPFINAYLQEATDQLEGQIATAKIAMARLSSPQLYYVLSGNDFTLDINNPEEPKIVCMGNNPQKIQIYGAVLSLYVNRLVKLVNKKGKMKSSLVFDEFPTIYLNNMDSLIATARSNKVATCLGIQDFTQLRKDYGREQADVIMNIVGNIISGQVTGDTSKQLSERFGKIMQDRESLSINSADTSISRSKQLESAVPPSKISGLSSGEFVGMVADDPDCKIELKTFHNEIINDHEALRKEMGNYKEIPPVRKLDNAMIQRNYLQIKQDVQDIIHSEMERLLNDPALAYLVLKK; encoded by the coding sequence ATGCAGACAGGAGAAAATGAACAGGCACTGAGAAAGATATTGGATATGACAAGGCTCATAGGGATTATCATTCTGGTAATTCACTTTTACTATTATTGTTATTCAGCCTTCAAGCAGTGGCAGCTGGTAAGTGAGTTTACCGATAAAATTTTAGGCGGTATTTATCGTGCGGGGCTATTTGATAATTTTCATAAATCGAAATTTTTTGCCCTGGGATTTCTCGTGATTTCGCTTCTTGGTGCAAAGGGTAGAAAAAATGAAAAGATCAGTTACAAAGCTGCTTTTGCTTATTGTATTTCTGGAATGCTCATTTATTTTATAAGTTATTTTGCGCTTTTGTTATTTTCATTCCAGACACATAAAGCAATAGTTTATATTGTAATTACTTCGACTGGATTTCTTATGATGCTTTCCGGCGGGACAATGTTTTCTCGGATTATAAAAAACACGCTGAACAGCAAGGACATTTTCAATAAGCTCAATGAGACTTTTCCACAGGAAGAAAGACTGTTGGAGAATGAATATTCTATTAACCTTCCCGCCAGATATTATCTAAAAGATAAACTGCGAAACAGCTGGATAAATATTATAAATCCATTTCGGGCGCTGATGGTTCTGGGCACTCCGGGATCGGGTAAATCTTATTTTGTGATCCGCCACGTTATTACCCAGCATATAAAAAAAGGCTTCAGTATGTTTGTCTATGATTTTAAATATGATGACCTCTCAAAAATTGTCTATAATACATTTGAAAATAATAAACTGGCTTATAAAATCCTGCCCAAATGTTACTTTATAAATTTTGATAATATTATGCACAGGTGTAATCCGCTTGATCCTCAGAGCATGGAAGATATAACCGATGCTTCAGAATCAGCCAGGACTATTCTGATGGGGCTTAACAGGGAGTGGATAAAAAGACAGGGAGACTTTTTTGTAGAGTCTCCAATCAATTTTTTATCGGCCGTAATCTGGTATCTAAGAAAGTATAAAGATGGGGAATTCTGTACACTACCTCATGTAATAGAACTTATGCAGATGGATTACGATAGTCTCTTTACGCTGCTTCGGACAGAAAAAGAAATTGAAGTCCTGATAAATCCATTTATTAATGCTTATCTCCAGGAAGCCACAGACCAGCTTGAGGGGCAGATTGCTACGGCGAAAATCGCCATGGCCCGGCTTTCCTCCCCGCAGTTATACTATGTCTTATCAGGAAATGATTTCACTTTGGATATCAACAATCCCGAGGAACCTAAAATTGTATGCATGGGAAACAACCCGCAGAAAATACAAATATACGGGGCCGTATTATCCCTCTATGTAAACAGGCTTGTTAAGCTGGTAAATAAAAAAGGAAAAATGAAATCAAGTCTGGTATTTGATGAATTCCCTACTATATATCTCAATAATATGGACAGTTTAATTGCTACAGCAAGAAGCAATAAAGTGGCAACCTGTCTGGGCATTCAGGACTTTACCCAGCTCCGCAAGGACTATGGGCGGGAACAGGCAGATGTTATTATGAATATTGTTGGAAATATAATAAGCGGACAGGTTACAGGAGATACTTCCAAACAATTATCAGAGCGATTCGGAAAAATTATGCAAGACAGGGAAAGCCTTTCGATCAACAGCGCCGACACTTCAATCAGCCGTTCAAAACAATTGGAATCTGCAGTCCCGCCCTCGAAAATCTCAGGGCTTAGTTCAGGGGAATTTGTGGGCATGGTGGCTGATGATCCGGATTGTAAAATTGAACTCAAAACCTTTCATAACGAAATTATAAATGACCATGAAGCGCTGAGAAAAGAGATGGGAAATTATAAGGAAATACCCCCTGTCCGAAAACTTGATAATGCAATGATTCAGCGCAATTACCTTCAGATAAAACAGGATGTTCAGGATATAATTCATTCCGAAATGGAACGCCTGCTGAATGATCCCGCGCTGGCGTATTTGGTGTTAAAAAAGTAA